ttcccctcatctctctctctctctctctcgctctctctcagtggGTCAGTGTGCCGTTTGCCCTGTCCAACCCAGCGGTGTCAAGCATCAGTGTGACAGCTAAAGAGGCTGTGTACCAGACACCCTGGCTGGGTAAGATAGACTCAGCAGACACCTGGATGTGGATCGACAACTTCTGTCTTCTGGTATGTCATCAGTCACTATAATCATCAGTCAATTATATTGACTATAATGTAATTATGCTTAGGTTTGGAGTATGTATTCATTATAAAGCTGTGCGTTGGTTTGTTGTGTATTGACTGTGGTGTTTCTGTCCCTAGATGTTGGGGGGGATTCCGTGGCAGGTGTATTTTCAACgggttctctctgcctcttcagcTACGTACGCCCAGGTTCTGTCCTTCATCGCTGCCGCTGGTTGCCTGGTCATGGCTGTCCCCTCCGTCCTCATAGGAGCGATAGGGGCCTCCACaggtaaacacacatacacacactcacatatacacaggcactcacatacacacacacaaacatttgtcTCACACATATTTTCTCATTCATTACGTTGTTCATATCCATGAATCCACTCACATTATTTACTAATGGGAAGTATGATAAAAAGCCCCATCTTTCTCTATTAGCTTGTTTCTACAATGTAGCTCAGCTCAGATGTATACACCAGTAGGCAGGATACAGTGGGATGTAAACAACACCAGACGGCTCCTGTCATACAGCACGAAGAGGGATTCATTAGGAGATGTGATTTCTGTCAATATTACATCAGGAGGAAGACTAATTAATTAGGTTGATCTGAAGATTCTTCATCAAAGTCACTGTTAATCAACAGCTGTTTGTTAAAGTCCAGAagtgagaaggagagtgagactGACTGACTAGGGGTATGACTGACACGGACgagtgaggagaagggggaagtggtagaatggagggggagaggaggtactCAGATGGCAGATATATGTTCTGTGTTGTGGGGATTTATTCCTCTGTTGAGAAGCTGTATCTTGCCTGTTGAGATACATGCAGTTCCTGTCATCACTGATGAAATGACAACGTTCAGAATAGTGTCGTACTATGGCTTCGAGACGAGAGATATTTTCTAACAGACAGATTGAATCACATCTGTTGTATGTACGGATTTGAGTAAACCCTGCCCATATACATTTGATAAACCCTGTCCATATACATTTGAGTAAACCCTGTCCATATACATTTGAGTAAACCCTGTCCATATACATTTGATAAACCCTGTCCATATACATTTGATAAACCCTGTCCATATACATTTGATAAACCCTCCTAATGAATCCCCAATATACATTTGATAATCCCTGTCCATATACATTTGATAAACCCTGTCCATATACATTTTATAAACCCTGCCCATATACATTTTATAAACCCCGCCCATATACATTTGATAAACCCCGCCCATATACATTTGATAAACCCTGCCCATAAACATTTTATAAACCATGTACATTTTGGCCTGAAAGTACGTAAACTACTGTGTCTGTTGTATTCCCCAGACTGGAACCAGACTACATACGGGGCAATTCCTCCCAAAGAGAAGGACCAATCAGATATGATCCTGCCCATCGTGCTGCAGCATCTGTGCCCACCCTGGATCTCCTTCTTTGGTCTGGGGGCGGTGTCTGCCGCTGTGATGTCATCAGCGGACTCCTCCATCCTTTCAGCCAGTTCAATGTTCGCCAGAAACATCTACAAGCTGGCCTTCAGACAGTCtgtgagtgcacacacacacacacacacacacacacacacacacacacacacacacacacacacacacacacacacacacacacacacacacacacatacagtggggcaaaaagtatttagtcagccaccaattgtgcaagttctcccacttaaaaagatgagagaggcctgtacattttcatcataggtacacttcaactatgacagacaaaatgagaaaaagaccactgataatctccctcgatctggggctccacgcaagatctcacccgtggggtcaaaatgatcacaagaacggtgagcaaaaatcccagaaccacatggggggacctagtgaatgacctgcagagagctgggaccaaagtaacaaagcctaccatcagtaacacactacgccgccagggactcaaatcctgcagtgccagacgtgtccccctgcttaagccagtacatgtccaggcccgtctgaagtttgctagagagcatttggatgatccagaagaagattgagagaatgtcatatggtcagatgaaaccaaaatagaactttttggtaaaaactcaactcgtcgagTTTGGAGGACaacgaatgctgagttgcatccaaagaacaccatacctactgtgaagcatgggggtggaaacatcatgctttggggctgtttttctgcaaagggaccaggacgactgatccgtgtaaaggaaagaatgaatggggccatgtatcgtgagatttcgagtgaaaacctccttccatcagcaagggcattgaagatgaaacgtggctggctctttcagcatgacaatgatcccaaacacaccgcccgggcaacgaaggagtggcttcgtaagaagcatttcaaggtcctggagtggcctagccagtctccagatctcaaacccatagaaaatctttggagggagttgaaagtccgtgttgcccagcaacagccccaaaacatcactgctctagaggagatatgcatggaggaatgggtcaaaataccagcaaccgtgtgtgaaaaccttgtgaagacttacagaaaacgtttgacctctgtcattgccaacaaagagtatataacaaagtattgagataaacttttgttattgaccaaatacttattttccaccataatttgcaaataaattcattaaaaatcctataatgtgattttctggattttttttctcgttttgtctgtcatagttgaagtgtacctatgatgaaaattacaggcctctctcatctttttaagtgggagaacttgcacaattggtggctgactaaatactttttttgccccactgtacatacatacatatgcaggcacacacagtaaacacacaggaaacacaaggtacacaaatgcacacagatacaaacactaaagtccctcctcccctttccttctcCTTAACCCCCATAGGCGACAGACCGTGAGATCGTGTGGGTGATGCGTATCACCATCTTTGTGTTCGGAGCTGTGGCCACGGCCATGGCGTTGCTCACAGGGACAGTATACGGCCTGTGGTACCTGAGCTCCGACCTGGTCTATGTTATCATCTTCCCCCAGCTGCTCAGCGTGCTCTTCATCAAAGGAACCAACACGTACGGCTCGGTGGCCGGCTACATCTTCGGTCTGCTGCTGCGTATCGGGGGAGGGGAGCCCTACCTCAAACTACCCCCCTTTATCTACTACCCCGGCTGGGTGCAACAGGAGAAGATCCACCACCTGACTGGAGACGTGGAGTACTTTATCCAGCAACGCTTCCCCTTTAAAACGGTCTCCATGCTGGCCTCCTTCCTGGGTAACGTGGCCTTCTCCTACCTGCTCAAGTACCTGTTTGAGTCTGGGACTCTGTCTCATAAGTATGACTTCATGGATGCTGTGGTGTCCAAACACAGTAAGGAGATCATGGACAAGACCACGTTAGTCAGTAACGACAACATCATCCTGTCGGAGATGGCGCCGGTCAAAACGCACCTCAGTACCTCACTGGCCGGGGCGTTTACAAACACAGAGGCTCTCAGTGACGACGAGGAGTCCAGCCCCGAGTCCTTAAACAACGACCAGGAGTAGAGACCAGGACCCAAAGCCCAGGACCCAGAGCCAGACCTAGACCCAGAACTGACTAGAACCAGCCCTCCTGGGTACCTACCCTCCTGCAGAATTTTGCTCCAGCCTTGCTCTAACATACCTGACGCTACTAATCAGCATCTTTAATAGCTCAACCAGGTGTGCTACAGTagggctggagcaaaagcctgcataCCAATTGCTCTCCAGCAGAAGGTTTAGACAGCCCTGATGTAGATCCTTGAACCCAGGCCCAGACCAGGTCTGTCCAGCCATCCAGCACCGTCGTGTTCTCATCATATCAAccactgactgactctctgcgaATCAAACGCCACGGCCATTTTAGTTTTCTGTTCTCAGTGCTGCTACAGTAAATGGAGTCATTATAAAGGTAAGGTAATCAAGGTATAAAATATAACTGTCTGTATGTGTCAATAGGGAGCTCTGAGATGGATGCCAGCCCAGAGGGTGATGAGAATAATGCAatatttcattgtgtgtgtgtgtgtacgtacgtgtgtgCGTACGTGAACAAATTCATATCCATTAGTTATGTGTCTGAAATCAGCTTtagatttttaattttttttatttagatTATTTCCTAATTTGCTTAGAATTAACTTACAAATACAGCAATACTGTTTTTAGGGTCCATGCTTTAAATATATATGTCATTACAAATCGTTGATTGTTTTTTATCTTGATAGCAAAAACACAACATTTCAGTTTGTTTTTATGTTGTGTGCTCATAATCtaatttacacacaataacctGGTACAGTTCAGAATACTCAGTGTTAACAGTATTTGCATAGTAATCGGATTTGAACAGAGCTGAGAAGAGAAACTCCTATTCCATGTTGTCCATGTCCCAAAATCCTCCTCTCTGCAGGTGGAGAGGTTCAATACTGTGCTGTTGTGTTGGAGGGGAACACTTGCTATATTTCACAGTCTTACATCACATTTTTACTGAGAAACTACCGTGTGTCAGCAATATAGGTGACAAGACATACAAATACTGTATTAATGGCTATACTGGTTGAAAGTGGACCTAGCTGTGGTTTTCATCCATCTGCATcagaaatgacaccatattccctatatagtgcactacttttggccagagccacATAAGGTTAGGTAGTGtgctatataggaaatagggtaccatttgagatgGGCACTATAATCGTTTGTTACCTTCTCTAAACTGTTATTGAGTGCAGAGCAGCAGCAGAGCGGCAGAGGGGTTGGGGAGGCTGAGATTGCTCCTCCAGGGATCGTATCAATAACCCGTTTGCACGAAGGATTCAATTCTTCTCCGTCCGTCTGCCCCAAGAACATTTGATTGGTGTTCCAAGCTGGTTATGAGCTGAGACAGGAAAAGAACAGCACTGGTTGTTTTGTTATCAGTGGTTGTAATGATTGGAAGCTGAGCAGGTCCTATGCTGAGTGAATGATGGGTGAACGCTGACAGGGCccggctctagccttttggggagCCCATGTTTTATGTTTTAAACTTCATTTCCTgagattctacacattttgccatggagtgTAGCAAAAATGTTCCAATTTATAACACATTTCATTCAATAGTACACATTTTGCCGTGCAGTTCTACAGCAAATTTTCTGAAATTGTatccattttgccatggggtggaaagatatttttgcagttttaaagcatatttcctgcaattctacccattttgtaattacttatgccatgttaatatgacaTCTGACTGAGAATGCCAagcaaaatcaatgggggcttGCTGGAGGTCAGGCCCCCTGGGCATttggtattcggccatgattattacaagtttagatagctgacgAGTTTAACTACCActctaaaaattgttagctgacatggctaactgAGTGGCTGTCAGTAGCTAGGTCTCCATCCAATttcgacagattttcatgcagatATTCTAAAACCTGCATGAAATAATATGCTTATTTTtgcaccagagatgtgtttccattaAACTTACTTTTTGCCTTTAAAATACTGTGACGTAATGTAGATGAAAATAACTTCTGTGGTTAAATTTCCATTTAACAGTACCAAATGAAAAATAATAGTTAGATGGGTTTCAGTCACATTTTCagctctactgatggttttgtcacaaaacctTTTGAGTTATATAATGTATCCACTCCGGTCTTGGCACGTGTAAtctagccaacagctggcagatacagtgcaggtagatTACCTATgttatgagattattatggataagagtgtGTTTTTCAAACGGCAGCCAGGAAACGATCATGTCACCAGAAGAAGACCCTCAATATtttttggaaaggagcatcaaattCATCACCTCGCACATTCACCCACtgtgtgaagttca
This portion of the Oncorhynchus tshawytscha isolate Ot180627B linkage group LG26, Otsh_v2.0, whole genome shotgun sequence genome encodes:
- the LOC112235871 gene encoding high-affinity choline transporter 1-like → MAVHAEGIVAIVIFYLLILAVGIWAAWKNKNSGVSEGQDRSETIMVGGRDIGLFVGGFTMTATWVGGGYINGTAEYVYLPDYGLAWAQAPFGYALSLVVGGLFFAKPMRSRGYVTMLDPFQQIYGKRMGGLLFIPALMGEIFWSAAILSALGATLSVIVDIDINMSVVISALIAIFYTLVGGLYSVAYTDVVQLFCIFLGLWVSVPFALSNPAVSSISVTAKEAVYQTPWLGKIDSADTWMWIDNFCLLMLGGIPWQVYFQRVLSASSATYAQVLSFIAAAGCLVMAVPSVLIGAIGASTDWNQTTYGAIPPKEKDQSDMILPIVLQHLCPPWISFFGLGAVSAAVMSSADSSILSASSMFARNIYKLAFRQSATDREIVWVMRITIFVFGAVATAMALLTGTVYGLWYLSSDLVYVIIFPQLLSVLFIKGTNTYGSVAGYIFGLLLRIGGGEPYLKLPPFIYYPGWVQQEKIHHLTGDVEYFIQQRFPFKTVSMLASFLGNVAFSYLLKYLFESGTLSHKYDFMDAVVSKHSKEIMDKTTLVSNDNIILSEMAPVKTHLSTSLAGAFTNTEALSDDEESSPESLNNDQE